From a region of the Stegostoma tigrinum isolate sSteTig4 chromosome 25, sSteTig4.hap1, whole genome shotgun sequence genome:
- the LOC132210974 gene encoding integumentary mucin C.1-like, which translates to MIYISLELNQSVVNFNFSHISEQTSTTVSATTPGSTTGSTTETTSTSGTTTTASSTASSTTEESATTTGTGTTAETTAISTAGTSTTTTTRTTTAPTTTPGSTSTSTTEETTSATVSATTAPSTSSSITEQTSTTVSATTPGSTTGSTTGEYR; encoded by the exons ATGATATATATTAGTTTGGAACTGAATCAAAGTGTTGTGAATTTCAATTTCTCTCATATTTCAGAACAAACCTCCACAACAGTCTCAGCAACAACTCCTGGCTCAACCACTGGCTCCACAACTG AAACCACATCAACATCAGGGACGACCACCACAGCCAGTTCTACTGCCAGCTCCACCACTG AAGAATCAGCTACAACAACAGGGACAGGTACCACAGCTGAGACGACTGCCATTTCCACAGCTG gaacatcaacaacaacaacaacaagaacAACAACAGCGCCTACAACTACACCTGGCTCCACCAGTACCTCAACAACAG AAGAAACCACTTCAGCAACAGTATCCGCCACTACAGCACCGTCTACTTCCAGTTCCATAACTG AACAAACCTCCACAACAGTCTCAGCAACAACTCCTGGCTCAACCACTGGCTCCACAACTGGTGAGTACCGATGA